In one Acidobacteriota bacterium genomic region, the following are encoded:
- a CDS encoding ribonuclease III, with product MRWSDDIEQHMSELEAALGYTFKDRGKLHQALVHRSYAHERDLDHDNEPLEFLGDAVLGFLVA from the coding sequence ATGCGCTGGAGTGACGACATCGAACAGCACATGAGCGAACTCGAGGCCGCGCTCGGCTACACGTTCAAGGACCGCGGCAAACTTCACCAGGCCCTCGTGCACCGTTCCTATGCCCACGAGCGCGACCTGGACCACGACAACGAACCGCTCGAATTCCTCGGCGATGCCGTGCTGGGATTCCTGGTCGCC